The Oncorhynchus nerka isolate Pitt River linkage group LG5, Oner_Uvic_2.0, whole genome shotgun sequence nucleotide sequence TTTGGAAATTCTAGGGCAAAAACTTTATTTAGAAAATTAACGTGGAACTGGATTTTTTCTGTCCGCAAAATTACATAAATGGCTGAGAGTTCATACTTCAATTTCAGCAATTGTCAAGTGTGCCTTGTTCCCAGAAGTTGAGGCAGTTTCTTAGACTAATAAATCAGCTAAATTTGCTCACTCCGGGACACTTACTTTGACTTCTTTGAAAACCAGACTTCCCCACAGAGCTGCAACTAGACAATTACCCTAGAAAGAGGAattctgttaattgaaatgattGGATCACTTACATGTTTACAAAGCACCATTGTCAGGTCCTCTCCATTTAGCATTACCGGGAACGGTAGCACATTCATGAAATTGACAATGGCGCAAACTTTATTCTGTAAAAAGACATCACCAAATCTCAATGTCATAACCTATACACAGACATGGGCACAAGTTATGTGCTATACAAACTGAGTCATTTAGCAAAAACACACTACATGACCTAAAGTATGtaacctgctcgtcgaacattcactcaaaaatcataggcattaatatgagatggtcccctctttgctgctataaaccctcttctgggaagggtttccactagatgttggaacattgctatgaggacttgcttccattcagccacaagagcatttgtgAGGTCAGTCACTAATGTATGGCTTCCATTCGTACATCaggctgccagatggtgaagggtgATCCATCACTCCAGAGTgcaatggtggcaagctttacaccactctagccaaCACTTGGTATTgcgcattgtgatcttaggcttgtgtgtggctgctcggccatggcaCCCCATTTCTTGAAACAATTAGAAACAATTAGTGTGCCGAaaattgcttccagaggcagtttggaactcggtagtgtgtTGCAACTGAAGAGACTATTTACGCACAACATGCATCAGCAGTCCAATTATGTGGCTTACCACTTAGCAGCTGAGCTGTTATTGCtactagatgtttccacttcacaataacagcatttacagttgaccggggaaacTCAAGCAGGGCTCAGATTTGACTGACTTTTTGCAGTGCCACAGTGAAAGTCAAAGCCCTTAAGGtcagtctactgccaatgtttgtctattgagattgcatggctgtgcgctcaattttatacaccgtTCAGCAACTGGTATCACTTAAACAGCCAAAtaaactaatttgaaggggtgtccacacaaAGTATGTCAGGGGGCATCCCAGAGGTGTACTTACTGCACAGACGATGGGAAAGGTGACCACGGCACTAAGGTAGTTGTTAGCCAGAAACCAGCAATAAGTGGCCAACGTCCACATCAGACCTGACAAAAAGCCTGAACATAGGATAATGAGATTTAGTGACACCCTACTTAACATTCTTTACAAAATAATATCACATGGCATTATCTTTCCCGGCCCAAATCTTTAACCAAGTGTTTCTCAACTTGGGTCCTCAAGTACACCCAACAGTACATATTTGTTGTGACACTGGACCAAAATCTCCTGATTCAAtttgtcaagggcttgatgattagttgacaagttgaattagGAGTTTGtcaaaaatgtgtgctgttgggggtagtcaaggactggagttgggaaacacttcTAAGCCAGCCCTGGACTCAATCTGCCCTCATGGATGATGATAGAAACCCCCATGATTGCATCAAGCCCATATTTTAAGGGGGAGGGTAGAAGTTTAGGCAGAGGAGAGAATTAGAATTTGAGTGGAGAGCACCTGGCAGGATGGCTCTGGAGAACAGCCTGGGTCTGTTCCTCATGGCTACACAGTAGATGGAGAAATACACCGTGCTGGTGAGGTAGATTCCACAGCACATGGCAAACACATAGTCAAGATCTAGGAAATGGGGGGCATATTAGGTTGACAATATGTTGACTTAACACGTTGTGCAGGCTAAACAATCTTCAGCATTACACAAATTACTGAGTTTAACTTCActagtgtagggggcagtattcagaattttggatgaaaagcgtgcccaaattaaactgcctgctactcaggccgataagctaggatatgcatataattagtagatttggatagaaaactaaAGTTAccaacagaactgatatggcaggcaaaaacttgaggaaaatccaaccaggaggtactattattttgaaaggctgtatTTCTAATGAAAGCAtttccaccatacaaagacttaggacccagttcacTATCTCTATGGCTTCCACCACACgtggccagtctttaggcattgtttcagacAGTACTTTCAAAAAGAGGACAGTACTTTCAAAAAGAGGACAGTAGAAATCCAGACATTAGTCCTGCGCATGACTGGGAAGACAcctttcttgtttctccttttctattgacaaagcttttgtccggttgaaatattattgattatttatgacaaaaaacATGAGGTTTGATTTTTCTACTAACGTTTATTGGACTTTTTAAAAAACTTTGTCTTGGTGTTTAGAGCGCGCCTTGTGCCTTGAGGTTTTTGGAGATAGAGACATTATCGAAAGAGACATTATCGAAAGAAATTAACatttgtctaacatggagacctgggagtgtcACCAGATGgaaatcaaaggtaagtgattcattttaacactatttctgacttgtgacacctctccttggttggaaaatggctgtttgGTTTTGGtagctaggcgctgacctaacataattgcaaagtgtgcttttgccgtaaagcctttttgaaatctgacacagcggttgcattaaggagaagtttaacTTTAAATAATTGTATCTTAGATCaatatttatgatgagtatttctgtaatttgatgtggctctctgcactttcaccggacgtttgtttgagacaatgcatttctgaacgcaccaatgtaaactgaggtgttggatataaatatgaactttatcgaacatgCATGCATTGtggaacatgaagtcctatgagtgccatctgatgatcAAAGTTCAGTGATTAATTTAacctctatttctgacttttctgagccctctccttggctggaagatggctgtatagttctgtgactaggcgctgacctaacaattgcatggtgtgctttcgcagtaaagcctttttgaaattggacactggtTGGACTTACAAGAAgtttctttaaaatggtgtatagtcttgtatgtttgaggaattttaattatgggatttctatTTTTTAGtatttggcaccctgcaatttCCCTGGCTGTTGTCaaggtgggacgctaccatcccacTTGTACCAGAGAGATTAAATCGTGATTGGCTACAGTCTCTAGGATCCTGCCACCTAGCACCTCACCGTATAGACTGGCTCCATAGCAGATGCTGTCGTGGTCTGCCGCATGGCTTTTTATGTAGAGGATTGGAACAAAGGAGGCCCCATACAACAGGCCGGCAACAACAGCCAACAAGCAGCCTCTAAAGAGGTCAAAAGGTGGTGAGAGCGTTTCTATGACTGCATCGATAATTACTGAGTTAGCCCCATGTCCAAAAGTCAAAAGGAAATTAATGTTCAGTTGAGTAAGTCACGTCCCAACATGTAACTAGAGCCCAAATCAATTGGCTTCAGCGCAGCTCCAACCACTCAATTGTGAACGCAACGATCATGAGTGATTAAGGGGTGTACTCACACACAGCGTTTTCTCTTTGCTCCCATGACATCCACCCAGGACTCCGAAGGCCCATAGACACCAGAATTCACAATCTTAAGTAGACAAAATAGTCAAGTCAGATGTGTACACGATAAGTCAGCACAGCAGTTTACCATGGTCATCTCAATGCAAACTCAAAATACATTTCTGCAGTTGACAAGTCTGTCCTGTGGTGGCAGAAGAATTGATCATTACACTTTTCGCCTCACTGATGTTTCTAGAGAGCTGTTACAGTAAGTGTCATGAATTACATACTTTATAGACAAACCAGTCATTAGCTGATGTGCGGTAATGTCTTGGGTGTTAAATCTGGTCTTGCTGTGAAGTTGCGGTGTGGAATGTGTTGTGGTACGCTTTCATGTCACCGTTGCTGCGGTCTGACATGTATCCAAAATGATTAGGCATTTATACTTCCAAACATCAAGCATAATTACCCTGTTAATCAGTAAGGGGGTGCATTCTGAATGTGGAAGTTCTCCAACATTAGTCCTCACAAAGAAAAGGATGAGTCCACTGGAAACAAAAAAAAAATGGTAAATGCCATGCGATTGTCATGAGAGTTTCAATAGACTATataaaattaataaaaaaatgacCAGTGACAAGAATATTATTCTGAGTTATTGGATTAGGTGCTTTCATGACTCATTATGGGGCGGCAACGTAgcctagagcgttggactaacaaccggaaggttgcgagttcaaacccccgagctgacaaggtacaaatctgtcgttctgcccctgaacaggcagttaacccactgttcccaggcagtcattgaaaataagaatgtctgacttgcctggttaaataaaggtaaaaaattttttttttttaaattacctcAACAAGCACAAACCAGCACCACAGTAGTTCAATACTGGTCTGGCAACTTCCTGTGCTTCAATACCAAACAATCCAAAcctgttgaaaaaaaaaataataattacctCTGACTCAATGTCTGGTCTAAGAACATATTTCCCATGGAAATGGTTCTTTTGAGCCTAAATATGAATTGCCCTTTCAAATGTAAAATATGAGGACTTACTGtgcaaaaacaaatatatatatatatatatacaaaaaaacaaCCTTACCTTGAACTTATCCAGCCCATCAACAAACTGCTGGATCCCCAAATACAAACTCCAAGTCCAAGGCCAATGGCTTTTACTACAGGGACAACTGTTAAACTGCCTGTAAACATTGATGAAACATTTCAGTagttcaggggggggggggggggggggggggttggcccAATTTATGTTTGTGTGAAGGTTACAGTACAGCTTGAAAGTTGGAGTCATACCTGTGGCCCAGGCTGCACCTCCCAGCATTGCCAACGGATGGAATTTGGGAGAGTGGAGTATCAAGTCACCAATCATCGAAACTACCAATATGGATGCACAGTTCACCCACTGGAAAAACATCCCTGAAGATGTATTTATGTTAAAATATTACAAGATGGTCAAATGAGAGAAGTTTAAAATCACGCATTATGATTTTTTTATGGATCGCTTACCATCACCAGTTTCTATCTTTTTGACAGGGACAAAGTTGCTGCCATACAAGATCACAGCAATACTGTTTGCAACAAAGCCATAAGCCATTTCAGTCGTGTTCGATGAACCGAGTAAA carries:
- the LOC115129942 gene encoding transmembrane protein 144 isoform X1; this encodes MVADMLDVNMFKLFILIAVMMWLSPGNFSEAEKVEQDVHVYENATMNTEVRRLPLLGSSNTTEMAYGFVANSIAVILYGSNFVPVKKIETGDGMFFQWVNCASILVVSMIGDLILHSPKFHPLAMLGGAAWATGSLTVVPVVKAIGLGLGVCIWGSSSLLMGWISSRFGLFGIEAQEVARPVLNYCGAGLCLLSGLILFFVRTNVGELPHSECTPLLINRIVNSGVYGPSESWVDVMGAKRKRCVGCLLAVVAGLLYGASFVPILYIKSHAADHDSICYGASLYDLDYVFAMCCGIYLTSTVYFSIYCVAMRNRPRLFSRAILPGFLSGLMWTLATYCWFLANNYLSAVVTFPIVCAGNCLVAALWGSLVFKEVKGLVNCSIFIVASCVVLTGSMLTAFSNV
- the LOC115129942 gene encoding transmembrane protein 144 isoform X2, encoding MVADMLDVNMFKLFILIAVMMWLSPGNFSEAEKVEQDVHVYENATMNTEVRRLPLLGSSNTTEMAYGFVANSIAVILYGSNFVPVKKIETGDVSMIGDLILHSPKFHPLAMLGGAAWATGSLTVVPVVKAIGLGLGVCIWGSSSLLMGWISSRFGLFGIEAQEVARPVLNYCGAGLCLLSGLILFFVRTNVGELPHSECTPLLINRIVNSGVYGPSESWVDVMGAKRKRCVGCLLAVVAGLLYGASFVPILYIKSHAADHDSICYGASLYDLDYVFAMCCGIYLTSTVYFSIYCVAMRNRPRLFSRAILPGFLSGLMWTLATYCWFLANNYLSAVVTFPIVCAGNCLVAALWGSLVFKEVKGLVNCSIFIVASCVVLTGSMLTAFSNV
- the LOC115129942 gene encoding transmembrane protein 144 isoform X3, with translation MVADMLDVNMFKLFILIAVMMWLSPGNFSEAEKVEQGMFFQWVNCASILVVSMIGDLILHSPKFHPLAMLGGAAWATGSLTVVPVVKAIGLGLGVCIWGSSSLLMGWISSRFGLFGIEAQEVARPVLNYCGAGLCLLSGLILFFVRTNVGELPHSECTPLLINRIVNSGVYGPSESWVDVMGAKRKRCVGCLLAVVAGLLYGASFVPILYIKSHAADHDSICYGASLYDLDYVFAMCCGIYLTSTVYFSIYCVAMRNRPRLFSRAILPGFLSGLMWTLATYCWFLANNYLSAVVTFPIVCAGNCLVAALWGSLVFKEVKGLVNCSIFIVASCVVLTGSMLTAFSNV